The Leadbetterella byssophila DSM 17132 DNA window AGCGCATATCATGAAAACTGAAAACGATATGATGAGAGCAGAAGCACGTGTTTATTTAGGTGAATTACAGGAAGCCGCAGATATTATCAATGCCTCAACTCGTATTACTAGAGGTAAAATGAGTCCGGTAGCAGTAAATAAAGACGATATCTTACAAGCTATTCATCACGAAAGACATGTAGAATGTACAGTAAGTAGTGGTGGTCTACAATTCTTCACTATGAGAAAACTAGACCTGTTACAAAAAGGTACCTTCTTGCATTTCCCTATACCAGCAAGAACATTAGAGACATTCCGCGTAGAACCTCCTTTCTACACCTTTGGCACTGTAGCTAAGGCAGACGGAAAAGGTACCTCAAATGGAGGATGGAAATAAGTTTAAATTGGTTAATAGACAAAAGGCCGCCCCTTTTAGGGACGGCCTTTCTTTATTAGATCCAAGACCAAATCAGGCTCAAATCCTTTATTTACCAGATGGTCCACCATTTTTTTTTGTCGAACCAAAGGATTGGTTTCTGACTTCAGTTTCTCTCTTTGCTTATCTATAAGCTCCAGTATGACTTCCTGGTAATCATCATCCGGAATTTCAGCCATCCCCTCTTCAATGCACCTATCACTCAGACCTTTGCCTTTTAATTCATACCGAATCTTTCGCCTTCCCCATCTCTTAACCCTAAACTTACCTCCTGCAAACTGCTTGGCAAACCGACTTTCATTGAGATAATTTTCAGTGATAAGATAGGCAATCACCTCCTCAACTTCATCTGTACTTGCCCCCCAAGAATATAACTTATCCCGTACTTCCTGCTGGGTACGCTCCTGATATACACAAAACTGAGCCGCCTTTAAGAGAAAGGACTTCATATTTATGCCGCCTCTTCTGCTTTAGGTGGAAATAGTAATGAAGCAATGATACTCACTGCAAGAATACCGATGATCATTAAAAGAGAATGCACATTAGTGAATCCAATCTCATGTAACCAAGTATGCGCTAACATCTTCACCCCAATAAACGTCAATAACACGCCTAAGCCATATTTCAAATAAGCGAACATATCAATAATGTTCACCAAGAAGAAGAACATAGACCTAAGACCCATGATAGCAAATACATTCGAGAAGAATACGATATACGGATCTTTAGTGATGGAGAAGATGGCAGGAATAGAATCCACCGCAAAGATCACATCTGTGAAAGCAATCACCACAATCACCATGAAAAGTGGAGTAACATACACCTTGTTCTTATGGTACTTGTTGCGGAAGAATAATCTATCTGCCACAAAGCGTTCATATACATTGAAAAACCTTCCGGTTATCTTTACAGCCGGGTGGTTTTTGGTATCAATATTCTCTTCTTCCTCCTTCTTAAACAAGATAGATAATCCCGTATAAACCAGGAATGCGCCAAATACTAACAAGATCCAATCAAACTTCTGTATCAAAGCTGCACCTAAGAAGATGAATACAAATCTTAAAACTATGGAACCTAATATCCCCCAAACCAAGACCTTCTTGTAATGCTTTGGCTTAACTCCGAAGGAATTGAATATCAGAATAAAAACAAAGATATTATCTACTGACAAGGAATACTCCACCAAATATCCGGTGATATATTCCAGTGCCATGTTATTTTGGAACAAGGTCATATCCCTGACATAGTCGCCTGTAAAATCTATGGCAGGATAGAACTCATCTTTAATATGCTGCAAATGGGCTGCATCACTCACATCATGTACCCAATGGCCATAGTGGCGCAAAAAGAAGTAAAACGCTATAGCCAAGCTCACCCATACGGCCGACCAAAAAGCGGCTTCCTTAAACTTCACTACGTGTTCCTTCTTACTACTAAATGCTCCCAAATCTAAAAGCATCACAAAAATGGTGAACAAGGCGAAGCCACCGAAAAATATAACCTCGTTAGATAGATTCATTTTTATAAATTAAAATACAAAGTAAATCAAAAAAATTAAAGTACAGACCCTAAGAATTCTGCTATCTCTTTTCGCTCGGCTAACTTCTCCTTCAAATGTTCCAAAAGAATCACCTCCTTTTCTTCATCCACAAAATTCAACTCTTCTATGACCTGATTGATTTCCTTTTTAATCTTTAATAAGGCTATTCTAAAGTTGATGCGAGTAATATTTTCTCCCAGATTATCTTGATACTCAGGAATGAAGATCTCGTACTTCTTCCAGTGCTGACTGAGCTCATGCTTTGGGGTCTCCCATTGTATCACTTTCTCTTGTATTCTATGATCAGGATGGGAAATGAAGTATCTGGTAGTTGGAGCTTCGCCCCTACTATAAAATTCATAATACTGACGGTATATAGCATTCAGAACAGGATCTTGAACAATATCAGCCTCCGTTTCGGAGAAGATATAATCTGCCAATACATGCGCTTCAGAGATCTGTACCTGACCATATAGTACCAAATCCCTTACCAAAGCCTCCTCTTCCGGATGATCCTCTTGAGAAAGGATCTCCATCTCAATGTTTCTTTTAGGCGCCACCTGCCCTCCATCCTGCTTAGCCACAGGCTTGAGATTAGTGACGGTCTTCTTATTGCCTTCATTGATCAGTATGGCTTCATCAATGTTAAGGAGCTTTGCTACTTCCTGATAAAAGATTTGACGCTTTACAGGATTTGGAACCTTGGTAATGGAAAGCACTAAACTCTCTACAAGTTCAGCTTTCTTCACTGCGTCCTGTCCTACATCTTCAAGAGAGATTTCCGTTTTAAAACGGATAAAGTCTTTTTGGTTCTGCTCTACATACCTGGTAAATGCCTCACCCCCAACCTTTCGAATATAACTATCCGGATCATCGCCTTCCGGAAAAACCACGGCTTTTACATTCAAACCCTCTTCAAGTATCAGATCTATACCTCTTAGGGATGCTTTAATACCCGCAGAGTCTCCGTCATAAAGCACCGTTATATTATCCGTAAACCTTCCTATCAAGCGTATTTGCTCTACCGTTAAGGAAGTTCCTGAGGAGGCCACCACATTCTCTATTCCTGCTTGATGTAATGAAATCACATCTGTATAACCTTCTACAAGGAAACAGTTCTCTTTTTGTCGGATCGCGTTCTTTGCCTGATAGATACCATAAACTATCTTGCTTTTATGGTAAATTTCCGTCTCAGGAGAGTTGATGTATTTCGGAGCTTTCGCATCCGTTTTTAAGATTCTGGCACCAAAAGCTATGGTTTTCCCCGCAACATTATGGATAGGGAATACTACCCTCCCTCTGAAGCGGTCCAGATATGTATTGTCATCCTTTTTAGAAACTAAACCCGCCTTTTCTAATACTTCCTGGGAAAAACCCGCTTGGGTAGCGGTTTTATAGAACAGATCTCTGCCGTCAGGAGCGAAACCCAAATGAAATCTTTCCATAACCGGCTTTGAAAAGCCTCTTTCTATGAAATAGCTGGCCCCTACACTTTGTCCTTCAGAGCTATTTAGGAGATAATCTCTAAAGAAATTATTTGCAAATTCTGAGACGATGAAGAGACTTTCCCTTTCATTTTGCGCAGCAAGCTCAGAGTCCGTAAATTCCTTCTCCTTGATCTCAATGTTATACTTCTTTGCTAACCATTTAAGAGCATCCGGATAAGAAAGACCTTCCAAATCCATCACAAACCTTACGGAATCACCGCCTTTTCCACAGCCAAAACACTTATAAATACCCTTAGCAGGAGAGACAGAGAAGGACGGAGTTTTCTCATTATGGAATGGGCAACAAGCTATTAGGTTTGCCCCCCTTCTCTTAAGGGTCACAAACTCGCCTACTACCTCACCAATATCAGCAGCTTGAAGAATTTGATTGACGGTATCCTGAGGAATCATAACGTAAAAGTAAGGCTTTTTTACCTATGGAATGTACAAATGCGTCCAAGCATTTTTTTTCCACAATAAGCCGAGTTATAAACATACACAGCGCAGTATATCTCTTAACTTTTTTATCTTTGTTCTTCTTTTAAAAAACCAATACTCCTTATGGGTAAGATTATTTCCATTGTAAACCAGAAAGGTGGAGTGGGTAAAACCACTACTGCCATCAACCTATCGGCCAGCCTCGCTGTGCTGGATTATAAAATCCTGCTCATCGACACAGATCCCCAGGCAAACGCCGGCTCAGGCATTGGAGTAGATAGTAAAGAACAAAAACATAATATCTATACGGCGCTCGTGGGTCAGTCGCCTATCAAAGACTGTATAGTTAAAACCCAAATTCCTAACCTGGACCTCATATCCTCTCACATTGACCTAGCAGGTTTCGAACTTGAAATCGTAAATCAGGTAGCCAGAGAATATATATTGAAGGAAATCATAGGGGAAGTTAAGGATGATTATGATTTTATCTTTATCGACTGTTCCCCTTCCTTAGGTCTAATGGTTATCAACTCCATCGTGGCTTCTGATAGTGTACTTATTCCCGTACAGTGCGAGTACTTCGCTTTGGAAGGAATTGCAAAGCTGCAGAACACTATAGAGATCATCCGTAAGCGATTGAATCCTGAACTAGCCATGGAAGGTTACGTATTGACCATGTATGATGGCAGAACAAACCTGTCTAAGATGGTGGTGGATGACGTAAGAAAACACTTTGGCACCTTATGTTTTAGCACCTTAGTACCAAGAAATGTGAAATTAGCCGAAGCACCAAGCTACGGCGTACCTGCCCTGTTAATGTTCTCTGAAGATGGAGAATTTGATATCTCTTATTTGGAAAACAAAGGAGCAAAGAGTTATATTGATCTAGCCAAAGAACTATTAAGAAGAAATTCGCTTCCTGAGATAAAAAATGGAGAATAAAGGAAAAGGCCTCAACTCCCTTTTGGGAGATTCTGACTTAGTGGTCAAACGTAAAGTAGCCGCATTTGTAGGAGTTAAAGAGGTAGAGGTAGACAGAATAGTGGTGGGAAGCTCCCAGCCCCGCAAATCCTTTGATGAATCTGCTTTGAGAGAACTGGCAGACTC harbors:
- a CDS encoding regulatory protein RecX, whose translation is MKSFLLKAAQFCVYQERTQQEVRDKLYSWGASTDEVEEVIAYLITENYLNESRFAKQFAGGKFRVKRWGRRKIRYELKGKGLSDRCIEEGMAEIPDDDYQEVILELIDKQREKLKSETNPLVRQKKMVDHLVNKGFEPDLVLDLIKKGRP
- a CDS encoding TerC/Alx family metal homeostasis membrane protein, which codes for MNLSNEVIFFGGFALFTIFVMLLDLGAFSSKKEHVVKFKEAAFWSAVWVSLAIAFYFFLRHYGHWVHDVSDAAHLQHIKDEFYPAIDFTGDYVRDMTLFQNNMALEYITGYLVEYSLSVDNIFVFILIFNSFGVKPKHYKKVLVWGILGSIVLRFVFIFLGAALIQKFDWILLVFGAFLVYTGLSILFKKEEEENIDTKNHPAVKITGRFFNVYERFVADRLFFRNKYHKNKVYVTPLFMVIVVIAFTDVIFAVDSIPAIFSITKDPYIVFFSNVFAIMGLRSMFFFLVNIIDMFAYLKYGLGVLLTFIGVKMLAHTWLHEIGFTNVHSLLMIIGILAVSIIASLLFPPKAEEAA
- the dnaG gene encoding DNA primase → MIPQDTVNQILQAADIGEVVGEFVTLKRRGANLIACCPFHNEKTPSFSVSPAKGIYKCFGCGKGGDSVRFVMDLEGLSYPDALKWLAKKYNIEIKEKEFTDSELAAQNERESLFIVSEFANNFFRDYLLNSSEGQSVGASYFIERGFSKPVMERFHLGFAPDGRDLFYKTATQAGFSQEVLEKAGLVSKKDDNTYLDRFRGRVVFPIHNVAGKTIAFGARILKTDAKAPKYINSPETEIYHKSKIVYGIYQAKNAIRQKENCFLVEGYTDVISLHQAGIENVVASSGTSLTVEQIRLIGRFTDNITVLYDGDSAGIKASLRGIDLILEEGLNVKAVVFPEGDDPDSYIRKVGGEAFTRYVEQNQKDFIRFKTEISLEDVGQDAVKKAELVESLVLSITKVPNPVKRQIFYQEVAKLLNIDEAILINEGNKKTVTNLKPVAKQDGGQVAPKRNIEMEILSQEDHPEEEALVRDLVLYGQVQISEAHVLADYIFSETEADIVQDPVLNAIYRQYYEFYSRGEAPTTRYFISHPDHRIQEKVIQWETPKHELSQHWKKYEIFIPEYQDNLGENITRINFRIALLKIKKEINQVIEELNFVDEEKEVILLEHLKEKLAERKEIAEFLGSVL
- a CDS encoding ParA family protein — its product is MGKIISIVNQKGGVGKTTTAINLSASLAVLDYKILLIDTDPQANAGSGIGVDSKEQKHNIYTALVGQSPIKDCIVKTQIPNLDLISSHIDLAGFELEIVNQVAREYILKEIIGEVKDDYDFIFIDCSPSLGLMVINSIVASDSVLIPVQCEYFALEGIAKLQNTIEIIRKRLNPELAMEGYVLTMYDGRTNLSKMVVDDVRKHFGTLCFSTLVPRNVKLAEAPSYGVPALLMFSEDGEFDISYLENKGAKSYIDLAKELLRRNSLPEIKNGE